In Salinirussus salinus, the following proteins share a genomic window:
- a CDS encoding helix-turn-helix transcriptional regulator has product MTRRLGAVGLVAVLVLGAVAAAPALAAASAAAPGSAGEPAANAGLASQTAPGPVPQATPDGFDSTVFRVTAYENGSARWTLQYLRLLENESQVATFEEYAAEFERTEPAFVRDFRTRAERLTAFGTNATGRNMTATGFRRAAFVRTQPGGTQAVGVVELSFLWSGFAQVREDRVVVSDVFEGGMYIDTDQRLVFAHGRNLSFAADGVDPEPDSVAGGALGASDTVTWVGERRFLDARPRVAYARVEAGAETPGEGTATPGSDGSGTNGGAGSDGAGDPNGSSPNDGGSGLMLPVALGVVLLLGLVGLAWYSGAIPAGRASGTDGETGSPGDAGGPSAGTAGAQTRDPAASPPVSEAELLSDEDRVRRLLEDNGGRMKQVDIVDETEWSKSKVSMLLSEMEEDGEISKLRVGRENIISLSGHEPDAAGSPFDEE; this is encoded by the coding sequence ATGACCCGACGGTTGGGGGCGGTCGGCCTCGTCGCGGTTCTCGTACTCGGAGCGGTCGCCGCGGCCCCCGCGCTCGCTGCGGCCTCGGCCGCCGCGCCCGGGTCGGCGGGTGAGCCGGCAGCGAACGCCGGACTCGCGTCACAGACCGCTCCCGGCCCCGTCCCCCAGGCGACGCCCGACGGGTTCGACAGCACGGTCTTCCGTGTCACGGCCTACGAGAACGGGTCGGCTCGCTGGACGCTCCAGTACCTGCGCCTGCTGGAGAACGAGTCACAGGTCGCCACCTTCGAGGAGTACGCCGCCGAGTTCGAGCGCACCGAACCGGCGTTCGTCCGCGACTTCCGGACCCGGGCCGAGCGGCTGACCGCCTTCGGGACGAACGCGACCGGGCGGAACATGACGGCAACCGGCTTCCGGCGGGCGGCGTTCGTGCGGACACAGCCCGGCGGGACCCAGGCCGTGGGGGTCGTCGAACTCTCCTTCCTGTGGAGTGGCTTCGCGCAGGTCCGCGAGGACCGGGTCGTCGTCTCGGACGTCTTCGAGGGCGGGATGTACATCGATACGGACCAGCGCCTCGTCTTCGCTCACGGACGGAACCTCAGCTTCGCCGCCGACGGCGTCGACCCGGAGCCGGACTCCGTGGCCGGCGGGGCTCTCGGGGCTAGCGACACCGTCACCTGGGTCGGCGAGCGGCGCTTTCTCGACGCCCGGCCGCGCGTCGCGTACGCGCGAGTCGAGGCCGGAGCGGAAACACCTGGAGAGGGAACGGCTACTCCCGGGTCCGACGGGTCCGGGACGAACGGGGGCGCGGGCTCCGACGGCGCGGGTGACCCGAACGGGTCGTCGCCGAACGACGGGGGCTCCGGGCTGATGCTCCCGGTCGCGCTCGGGGTGGTGTTGCTCCTCGGGCTGGTCGGTCTGGCCTGGTACAGCGGCGCCATCCCGGCCGGCAGGGCGTCCGGCACTGACGGGGAGACCGGTTCGCCGGGCGACGCCGGTGGCCCCTCGGCCGGGACAGCCGGGGCACAGACCCGGGACCCGGCCGCCAGCCCGCCGGTATCGGAGGCGGAACTGCTCTCCGACGAGGACCGCGTCCGCAGGCTGCTCGAGGACAACGGCGGGCGGATGAAGCAGGTCGACATCGTCGACGAGACCGAGTGGTCGAAATCGAAGGTGAGCATGCTCCTCTCGGAGATGGAGGAAGACGGGGAGATCAGCAAGCTCCGGGTCGGCCGGGAGAACATCATCAGCCTCAGCGGCCACGAACCCGACGCCGCCGGCTCGCCCTTCGACGAGGAGTGA
- a CDS encoding FAD-binding and (Fe-S)-binding domain-containing protein yields the protein MGVDDAGTGAGVDPAADPRSDYDYQGGAETRPDLVAALEGRVDGEVRFDEYSRQLYATDASAYEVTPVGVVFPQSTGDVAAAVSLCADRDVPVLPRGGGTSLAGQTVNEAVVLDFTRHMDRVHEVDPEREVARADPGVYLGDLNAALADHDLKFAPDPAWGDKSALGGAIGNNSTGSHSLQYGKTDAYVESCEAVLADGTVTEFGEIAVADLRERADPEGNTEQRVYAAVARILDERETVAEAYPDLKRNVSGYNLDRLVEEAETGTVNLARLLAGSEGTFAIVTEATVSLEAVPETKAMALLQYEDLLDASRDVAPIVAHDPAAVEVLDDVLLDLARDTEEFGALVEEMVAAGTGAVLLVEFYADSDEEGREKVADLLADRFPGAETAASPADGAAETTDAPAYATAAAEAHDQAERDRFWKLRKSGLPILLGRTTDEKHISFIEDAAVPPEQLPDFVAGFQELLAEEGSVASFYGHAGPGCLHIRPLVDTKTVEGVETMRAIAEKATDLVVEQGGSVSGEHGDGRARSRWNHKLYGQRVWDLSLSLKEAFDPGWLFNPGQVVGYREPGADVPERARVVEMTDHLRFDPEYDLDLGFEPRLEWDNDNGMQGMVELCHGCGGCRGPQETTGGVMCPTFRAAEEEVTSTRGRANMLRQAMSGDLPDDVTDEEFVSEVMDLCIGCKGCARDCPSEVDMAKLKAEVEYQAHQEGATTLRDRLFANIDSVSRLASALAPLSNWAGNLPGSGLVAEKALGIARERDLPTFRRKTLTDWMAGREPAVEPGEAVRKAVLFPDTYTNYSHPEAGKAAVRVLEAADVHVRLAEGVAPSGRAAHSKGFLDTARERARTNVRALAPSLAEGFDVVVVEPSDAVMFQSDYLDLLAGDTVERVAANTYGVCEYLDRHRLDERVPFEAPDETLTYHGHCHQTAVKRDHHAVGVLRRAGYAVDALDSGCCGMAGSFGYEAEHYSMSRAIGSILESQVTESPGERVVAPGASCRSQLGEEVLKGETPSHPAEALAEALPHR from the coding sequence ATGGGTGTCGACGACGCGGGGACAGGTGCCGGGGTCGACCCGGCAGCGGACCCCCGATCCGACTACGACTACCAGGGTGGCGCCGAGACGCGCCCCGACCTCGTCGCGGCGCTCGAGGGGCGCGTCGACGGCGAGGTCCGCTTCGACGAGTACTCCCGCCAGCTGTACGCGACCGACGCCAGCGCCTACGAGGTGACGCCGGTCGGGGTCGTCTTCCCGCAGTCGACCGGCGACGTGGCAGCCGCCGTCTCGCTGTGTGCCGACCGGGACGTGCCGGTGCTCCCTCGGGGCGGCGGGACCAGCCTCGCCGGCCAGACGGTCAACGAGGCGGTCGTCCTCGATTTCACCCGGCACATGGACCGGGTCCACGAGGTCGACCCCGAGAGGGAAGTCGCCCGCGCGGACCCCGGCGTCTACCTGGGCGACCTGAACGCCGCACTCGCCGACCACGACCTCAAGTTCGCCCCGGACCCGGCGTGGGGGGACAAGAGCGCGCTGGGCGGCGCCATCGGGAACAACTCCACGGGCTCACACTCCCTTCAGTACGGCAAGACCGACGCCTACGTCGAATCCTGCGAGGCCGTCCTCGCGGACGGGACGGTGACGGAGTTCGGCGAGATAGCGGTCGCCGACCTCCGCGAACGCGCGGACCCCGAAGGGAACACCGAGCAGCGGGTCTACGCCGCCGTCGCCCGCATCCTCGACGAACGGGAGACCGTCGCGGAGGCCTACCCGGACCTCAAGCGCAACGTCTCGGGGTACAACCTCGACCGGCTGGTCGAGGAGGCCGAGACGGGGACGGTCAACCTGGCCCGGCTGCTGGCGGGCAGCGAAGGGACCTTCGCTATCGTCACGGAGGCGACGGTCTCGCTGGAGGCGGTCCCGGAGACGAAGGCGATGGCGCTGCTCCAGTACGAGGACCTGCTCGACGCCAGCCGGGACGTGGCACCGATCGTCGCTCACGACCCGGCGGCCGTCGAGGTGCTCGACGACGTTCTGCTGGACCTGGCCCGCGATACCGAGGAGTTCGGTGCGCTCGTCGAGGAGATGGTCGCGGCAGGGACCGGCGCGGTTCTGCTCGTCGAGTTCTACGCCGACAGCGACGAGGAGGGTCGGGAGAAAGTTGCGGACCTGCTGGCCGACCGGTTTCCGGGAGCGGAAACGGCAGCCAGCCCCGCAGACGGCGCCGCGGAGACGACCGACGCGCCGGCCTACGCGACGGCGGCGGCGGAGGCCCACGACCAGGCCGAGCGGGACCGCTTCTGGAAGCTCCGCAAGAGCGGCCTGCCCATTCTCCTGGGCCGGACGACGGACGAGAAACACATCAGCTTCATCGAGGACGCCGCCGTCCCGCCCGAGCAGCTGCCCGACTTCGTGGCCGGCTTCCAGGAACTGCTCGCGGAGGAGGGGTCGGTCGCGAGCTTCTACGGCCACGCCGGGCCGGGCTGTCTGCACATCCGCCCGCTGGTCGACACCAAGACCGTCGAGGGCGTGGAGACGATGCGGGCGATCGCGGAGAAAGCCACCGACCTGGTCGTCGAGCAGGGCGGCAGCGTCTCCGGCGAACACGGTGACGGCCGGGCGCGCAGCCGGTGGAACCACAAGCTGTACGGCCAGCGGGTCTGGGACCTCTCGCTGTCGCTGAAGGAGGCCTTCGACCCCGGCTGGCTGTTCAACCCCGGGCAGGTCGTCGGCTACCGCGAGCCCGGCGCGGACGTTCCCGAGCGGGCCCGCGTCGTCGAGATGACCGACCACCTCCGTTTCGATCCCGAGTACGACCTCGACCTGGGCTTCGAGCCCCGGCTGGAATGGGACAACGACAACGGGATGCAGGGAATGGTCGAACTCTGTCACGGCTGCGGGGGGTGTCGGGGTCCCCAGGAGACCACCGGCGGCGTGATGTGCCCGACGTTCCGGGCTGCCGAGGAGGAGGTGACCAGCACCCGCGGCCGGGCGAACATGCTCCGGCAGGCGATGAGCGGCGACCTGCCCGACGACGTCACCGACGAGGAGTTCGTCTCGGAGGTGATGGACCTGTGTATCGGCTGCAAGGGGTGTGCCCGGGACTGCCCCAGCGAGGTCGACATGGCGAAACTCAAGGCCGAAGTCGAGTACCAGGCCCACCAGGAGGGCGCGACCACGCTCCGGGACCGCCTGTTTGCCAACATCGACAGCGTGAGCCGGCTGGCGAGCGCGCTCGCACCCCTCTCCAACTGGGCGGGGAACCTCCCGGGAAGCGGGCTCGTCGCCGAGAAGGCCCTGGGGATCGCCCGCGAGCGCGACCTGCCGACCTTCCGCCGGAAGACCTTGACCGACTGGATGGCCGGCCGCGAGCCCGCCGTCGAGCCTGGCGAGGCGGTCCGGAAGGCAGTCCTCTTCCCCGACACGTACACCAACTACAGCCACCCCGAGGCCGGGAAGGCGGCCGTCCGGGTGCTGGAGGCGGCGGACGTTCACGTCCGCCTGGCGGAGGGCGTCGCTCCGAGCGGGCGGGCGGCCCACTCGAAGGGCTTTCTCGACACGGCCCGCGAGCGGGCGCGGACGAACGTCCGCGCGCTGGCGCCGTCCCTCGCCGAGGGGTTCGACGTCGTGGTCGTCGAGCCCTCCGACGCGGTGATGTTCCAGTCCGACTACCTGGACCTGCTCGCCGGCGACACCGTCGAGCGGGTCGCCGCCAACACCTACGGAGTCTGTGAGTATCTGGACCGCCACCGCCTCGACGAGCGCGTCCCCTTCGAGGCGCCCGACGAGACGCTGACCTACCACGGCCACTGTCACCAGACGGCGGTCAAGCGCGACCACCACGCGGTAGGGGTACTCCGGCGGGCCGGCTACGCGGTCGACGCGCTGGACTCGGGCTGCTGTGGCATGGCCGGGAGCTTCGGCTACGAGGCCGAGCACTACTCGATGAGTCGGGCCATCGGCTCCATCCTCGAGAGCCAGGTCACCGAAAGCCCGGGGGAGCGAGTGGTCGCGCCCGGCGCGTCCTGCCGCTCGCAGCTGGGCGAGGAGGTCCTGAAGGGCGAAACGCCGTCCCACCCCGCCGAGGCGCTCGCCGAGGCGCTTCCCCACCGGTAG
- the thyX gene encoding FAD-dependent thymidylate synthase yields MEVQLVEATENPEELICKAARNDYMQEFVGDLTFEETMETVDGDTTEEKMRTLIGHLMDHGHFGPFEHPQATFAVKGVSRSCMAQITRHRHVSFDVRSMRYVAFDDVDPAAVRDGEMVVVPPSATDPDWVGRNQRTADVDEEQVRRREELFRETVADAVESYQELLDLGMPPEDARFVLPIGTKVNIVMSMNVRMLMHVADMRAAADAQWEIRELTEELLDLAADWCPVTFDYYEREMKGRKNRLAP; encoded by the coding sequence ATGGAAGTCCAACTCGTCGAGGCAACAGAGAACCCGGAGGAGCTCATCTGCAAAGCGGCCCGAAACGACTACATGCAGGAGTTTGTCGGCGACCTCACCTTCGAGGAGACGATGGAGACGGTCGACGGAGACACGACAGAAGAGAAGATGCGGACCCTCATCGGCCACCTGATGGACCACGGTCACTTCGGGCCCTTCGAACACCCACAGGCCACCTTCGCGGTGAAAGGGGTAAGCCGGTCGTGTATGGCCCAGATCACCCGCCACCGCCACGTCTCATTCGACGTCCGGAGCATGCGCTACGTCGCGTTCGACGACGTCGACCCAGCGGCCGTCCGCGACGGCGAGATGGTCGTCGTCCCGCCCTCCGCGACCGACCCGGACTGGGTCGGCCGGAACCAGCGAACGGCCGATGTCGACGAGGAGCAGGTCCGTCGCCGTGAGGAGCTGTTCCGGGAGACCGTCGCCGACGCCGTCGAGAGCTACCAGGAGCTGCTCGACCTGGGGATGCCCCCCGAGGACGCCCGGTTCGTGCTGCCCATCGGCACGAAGGTCAACATCGTGATGTCGATGAATGTCAGGATGTTGATGCACGTGGCTGACATGCGAGCGGCTGCGGACGCACAGTGGGAGATCCGTGAGCTGACAGAAGAGCTGCTCGACCTCGCGGCGGACTGGTGTCCGGTCACCTTCGACTACTACGAGCGCGAGATGAAAGGCCGGAAGAACCGCCTGGCGCCCTGA
- a CDS encoding RAD55 family ATPase, whose translation MAGAADRGAYDLGGVLDVDRLRSVPSGTALLISGPAMTGKDGLLQSFLADGLSRSEAALAVTTSGTAEGFVDDIRERAEFEGRALSVVDCRAEGSRESQELEGGSHVHRVSDPADLTSIGVCITEALDRVDVGGYDRGRFGLTSLSTMLTYTDEKTVFKFCHVLASRLDGAGFVGLFTIDESAHDQQTLQVLKQNFDGQVQLREREGQREVRVRGLGGDPSPWRVL comes from the coding sequence ATGGCGGGGGCGGCTGACCGCGGCGCCTACGACCTCGGGGGCGTGCTCGACGTCGACCGCCTGCGGTCGGTTCCGTCGGGGACTGCGCTGCTGATCTCCGGCCCGGCGATGACCGGCAAAGACGGGCTGCTGCAGTCGTTTCTGGCCGACGGACTCTCCCGGAGCGAGGCCGCACTCGCCGTCACGACGAGCGGCACCGCGGAGGGGTTCGTCGACGACATCCGCGAGCGGGCGGAGTTCGAGGGGCGAGCACTCAGCGTGGTCGACTGCCGTGCGGAGGGGAGCCGCGAGAGCCAGGAACTCGAGGGCGGCAGCCACGTCCACCGCGTCTCGGACCCCGCGGACCTGACCAGCATCGGCGTCTGCATCACGGAGGCACTCGACCGGGTCGACGTCGGCGGGTACGACCGCGGCCGGTTCGGGCTGACCTCGCTGTCCACGATGCTGACCTACACCGATGAGAAGACCGTCTTCAAGTTCTGTCACGTCCTCGCCTCGCGGCTGGACGGGGCGGGCTTCGTCGGGTTGTTCACCATCGACGAGAGCGCTCACGACCAGCAGACCCTGCAGGTGCTCAAACAGAACTTCGACGGCCAGGTGCAACTTCGCGAGCGCGAGGGGCAACGGGAGGTCCGCGTGCGCGGGCTCGGCGGCGACCCCTCGCCCTGGCGGGTGCTGTAG
- a CDS encoding response regulator, producing MDGTDDPVVLIVEDEPDVAGTYEIWLEEAYEVRVAADGDEGLRRLDDSVDVVLLDRKMPGLSGDELLERIRERGIDCRVAMVTAVDPDFEILEMGFDTYLSKPVDADQLTETVEALLARSEYDSLLREYYALVEKRAALEATKEDAALAENREYRRLTAEVEELRDRLSETIGGIADDEEFIAAIRGVDDGGGG from the coding sequence ATGGATGGGACAGACGACCCCGTCGTGCTGATCGTCGAGGACGAGCCCGACGTCGCTGGGACCTACGAGATCTGGCTCGAGGAGGCCTACGAGGTCCGGGTGGCCGCGGACGGCGACGAGGGATTACGCCGGCTCGACGACTCGGTCGACGTGGTGTTGCTCGACCGGAAGATGCCCGGGCTGTCCGGCGACGAGCTCCTCGAACGGATCCGCGAACGGGGCATCGACTGCCGGGTGGCGATGGTGACGGCTGTCGACCCGGACTTCGAGATCCTCGAGATGGGCTTTGACACCTACCTCTCGAAGCCGGTGGACGCCGACCAGTTGACAGAGACCGTCGAGGCCCTGCTGGCGCGGTCGGAGTACGACAGCCTGCTCCGGGAGTACTACGCCCTGGTCGAGAAGCGGGCGGCGCTCGAGGCGACCAAGGAGGACGCGGCGCTGGCGGAGAACCGGGAGTACCGGCGGCTGACGGCGGAGGTCGAGGAGTTGCGCGACCGGCTCTCGGAGACGATCGGCGGCATCGCGGACGACGAAGAGTTCATCGCGGCCATCCGGGGGGTCGACGATGGCGGGGGCGGCTGA
- a CDS encoding EthD family reductase, protein MLKIVALVEKRDDLDWEAFVEYWDEEHVKQIEKVSTLQRYTIAPAINPGDAPYDGVAELYFESTEDIQSGFTEELNEAIQADEAEFLAGSETFVAAEQTQIDRT, encoded by the coding sequence ATGCTCAAGATCGTGGCGCTGGTCGAGAAACGGGACGACCTGGACTGGGAGGCGTTCGTCGAGTACTGGGACGAGGAACACGTCAAGCAGATCGAGAAGGTGTCGACGCTGCAGCGGTACACCATCGCCCCGGCGATCAACCCCGGGGACGCCCCCTACGACGGGGTCGCGGAGCTGTACTTCGAGTCGACCGAGGACATCCAGTCGGGGTTCACCGAGGAACTGAACGAGGCGATCCAGGCCGACGAGGCGGAGTTTCTGGCGGGGTCCGAGACGTTCGTCGCGGCCGAGCAGACGCAGATCGACCGGACCTGA
- a CDS encoding cupin domain-containing protein: protein MERIELDEAPPAALSTGYGRLALDDALGATDLAVKYYDLDPGEVFSGAYHTHESQEEIFIILEGEATWDTEEGEASMTLSAGEAVRFAPGEFQHGYVEESREEGVRALALGAPPGMDETVSKFTCPACEEVTEHDVDLDADERVSTATCRNCGNEVRTELG, encoded by the coding sequence ATGGAACGGATCGAACTCGATGAGGCGCCGCCGGCAGCACTCTCGACCGGGTACGGCCGTCTCGCGCTCGACGACGCGCTCGGCGCGACCGACCTGGCGGTCAAGTACTACGACCTCGACCCCGGGGAGGTCTTCTCCGGAGCGTACCACACCCACGAGAGCCAGGAGGAGATCTTCATCATCCTTGAGGGGGAGGCGACCTGGGACACCGAGGAGGGCGAAGCCAGCATGACACTGTCTGCCGGGGAGGCGGTTCGCTTCGCGCCCGGCGAGTTCCAGCACGGCTACGTCGAGGAGAGTCGCGAGGAAGGCGTCCGCGCGCTCGCGCTCGGCGCGCCGCCGGGGATGGACGAAACCGTCTCGAAGTTCACATGCCCCGCCTGCGAGGAGGTGACCGAGCACGACGTCGACCTCGATGCCGACGAGCGGGTCTCGACGGCGACCTGCCGGAACTGCGGGAACGAGGTCAGGACGGAGCTGGGCTGA
- a CDS encoding long-chain fatty acid--CoA ligase, with protein sequence MDVQLTIDKLIGRAEELFPDREIVTLQPDGSKHRYTYADAADRIAQLGHALDELGVSEDGRVGAVAMNHYRHLELYFAPGCTGRSLHMCNMRLPDGHFQFTINDAADEVLFVDPALLEKVEANADQLDTVEQYVVLADEVPETSLEPVVSYEELIEGHPTEYDWPELDEDSEYGMCHTSGTTGKPKGVQYSHRAIYLHSVMTGHTDANGIGESDVTLPVVPMFHANGWGVPYASTMVGAKQVFPTVHTDPESIARLIDEEEVTFSAAVPTIWLEMAEFLDENPEVDISNIERLTVGGSAPPESLIRKYDEEYDAPIIQGWGMTETTPLGSLSTLRKELQDAPAEERYAKRAKAGFPVPGIETRIRDDEGNVVPKDGESMGELEVRGPWVLDSYHNRPDANAESFTEDGWFKTGDIATQDEDGYLDLVDREKDVIKSGGEWISSVDLENELIGHEAVSEASVIAVPHAKWQERPMACVVLREGMEVTAEELNEHLAETYPDWWLPDEYQFLDEIPKTSTGKFDKKTLRDRFDDVQLGEEEEAGD encoded by the coding sequence ATGGACGTTCAACTCACCATCGACAAGCTCATCGGTCGCGCGGAAGAGCTGTTCCCGGACCGCGAGATCGTCACGCTCCAGCCCGACGGCTCGAAACACCGGTACACCTACGCCGACGCGGCCGACCGGATCGCCCAGCTGGGGCACGCGCTGGACGAGCTCGGGGTCAGCGAGGACGGTCGGGTGGGCGCGGTCGCGATGAACCACTACCGGCACCTCGAACTCTACTTCGCGCCGGGCTGTACGGGCCGGAGCCTCCACATGTGCAACATGCGCCTGCCCGACGGCCACTTCCAGTTCACGATCAATGACGCCGCCGACGAAGTCCTCTTCGTCGACCCCGCCCTGCTCGAGAAGGTCGAGGCCAACGCCGACCAGCTCGACACCGTCGAGCAGTACGTCGTCCTGGCCGACGAGGTGCCCGAGACGAGCCTCGAGCCGGTGGTCTCCTACGAGGAGCTCATCGAGGGCCACCCCACGGAGTACGACTGGCCCGAACTCGACGAGGACTCCGAGTACGGCATGTGTCACACCTCCGGGACGACGGGCAAGCCCAAGGGCGTCCAGTACAGCCACCGGGCCATCTACCTCCACAGCGTGATGACCGGTCACACCGACGCCAACGGGATCGGCGAGTCCGACGTCACCCTGCCGGTGGTGCCGATGTTCCACGCCAACGGCTGGGGGGTCCCCTACGCCTCGACGATGGTCGGAGCCAAGCAGGTGTTCCCGACGGTCCACACCGACCCCGAGAGCATCGCCCGGCTGATCGACGAGGAGGAGGTGACCTTCTCGGCGGCGGTCCCGACCATCTGGCTGGAGATGGCGGAGTTCCTCGACGAGAACCCCGAGGTCGACATCTCCAATATCGAGCGGCTCACCGTCGGCGGCTCGGCCCCGCCGGAGTCGCTCATCCGCAAGTACGACGAGGAGTACGACGCGCCGATCATCCAGGGCTGGGGAATGACCGAAACCACGCCGCTGGGGTCGCTGTCGACGCTGCGGAAGGAACTGCAGGACGCGCCGGCGGAGGAACGCTACGCCAAACGCGCCAAGGCGGGCTTCCCGGTGCCGGGCATCGAGACGCGGATCCGCGACGACGAGGGCAACGTCGTCCCCAAGGACGGCGAGTCGATGGGCGAACTCGAGGTGCGCGGGCCGTGGGTGCTGGACAGCTACCACAACCGGCCGGATGCAAACGCGGAATCGTTCACCGAGGACGGCTGGTTCAAGACCGGCGACATCGCCACCCAGGACGAGGACGGCTACCTCGACCTGGTCGACCGCGAGAAAGACGTCATCAAAAGCGGCGGCGAGTGGATCTCGAGTGTCGACCTGGAAAACGAGCTGATCGGCCACGAGGCGGTCAGCGAGGCCTCCGTGATCGCCGTCCCCCACGCCAAGTGGCAGGAGCGGCCGATGGCGTGTGTCGTCCTCCGGGAGGGGATGGAAGTGACCGCGGAGGAGCTCAACGAACACCTCGCCGAGACCTACCCCGACTGGTGGCTCCCCGACGAGTACCAGTTCCTCGACGAGATCCCCAAGACCTCGACCGGGAAGTTCGACAAGAAGACGCTCCGGGACCGCTTCGACGACGTCCAGCTGGGCGAGGAAGAGGAAGCCGGCGACTGA
- a CDS encoding CaiB/BaiF CoA transferase family protein, which produces MRLDGVRVLDLSQLLPGPYATQLLADAGADVIKVETADVGDGARYSPPQTEDGVGALFDAVNRGKRSVALDLKDEEGHEAFMRLAETADVVFEQFRPGVVDRLGVDYESVREHNPDIVYCSLTGFGQAGPHEDRVGHDLNYIGMAGLLDMTREDPDMAPQIPGYPVADMAGGLLSAFGIVGALASRELGNTGGEYVDVAMTDVILSFSQAVAHEGLTGGDPRPGATTLSGGLPWYDVYETADGEYVTIAALEPKFWETFCEAVGREDLVDSHNTDDPAELAAVREELEGIFAGKTRAEWEAELGDVEAMVAPVRTPAEAYDSDHVAARGLVDESTHTPRVGFPVHSSEAADGARTGPPGHGADTRDLLAEAGYGEEELDRLAEDGVLGE; this is translated from the coding sequence ATGCGACTCGACGGAGTGCGCGTCCTCGACCTCTCGCAACTGCTCCCGGGCCCGTACGCCACGCAACTGCTGGCGGACGCGGGCGCGGACGTGATCAAAGTGGAGACCGCGGACGTCGGCGACGGCGCCCGCTACTCGCCGCCCCAGACCGAGGACGGCGTCGGTGCCCTGTTCGACGCCGTCAACCGCGGCAAGCGCAGCGTCGCGCTCGACCTCAAAGACGAGGAGGGACACGAGGCGTTCATGCGGCTGGCCGAGACCGCCGACGTCGTCTTCGAGCAGTTCCGCCCCGGCGTCGTCGACCGGCTGGGCGTCGACTACGAGTCCGTCCGGGAGCACAATCCGGACATCGTCTACTGCTCGCTGACGGGCTTCGGTCAGGCCGGCCCCCACGAGGACCGGGTGGGCCACGACCTCAACTACATCGGGATGGCGGGGCTGCTCGACATGACCCGCGAGGACCCCGACATGGCTCCGCAGATCCCCGGCTACCCCGTCGCCGACATGGCCGGCGGCCTCCTGTCGGCCTTTGGCATCGTCGGCGCGCTCGCCTCCCGCGAACTCGGCAACACCGGCGGCGAGTACGTCGACGTGGCGATGACCGACGTGATCCTCTCCTTTTCGCAGGCGGTCGCCCACGAGGGGCTGACCGGCGGCGACCCGCGACCCGGCGCGACGACGCTCAGCGGCGGGCTCCCCTGGTACGACGTCTACGAGACCGCCGACGGCGAGTACGTCACCATCGCCGCCCTCGAGCCGAAATTCTGGGAGACCTTCTGCGAGGCCGTCGGCCGGGAGGACCTGGTCGACAGCCACAACACGGACGACCCCGCGGAACTCGCGGCGGTCCGCGAGGAACTCGAGGGGATCTTCGCCGGGAAGACCCGCGCGGAGTGGGAGGCCGAACTCGGGGACGTGGAGGCGATGGTCGCGCCGGTCCGCACGCCCGCGGAGGCCTACGACAGCGACCACGTCGCGGCCCGCGGCCTGGTCGACGAGAGCACCCACACCCCGCGGGTCGGCTTCCCGGTCCACTCCTCGGAGGCCGCCGACGGCGCCCGGACAGGCCCGCCGGGCCACGGCGCGGACACCCGCGACCTGCTCGCGGAGGCCGGCTACGGCGAGGAGGAACTCGACCGCCTGGCCGAGGACGGCGTCCTCGGCGAGTAG